A DNA window from Camelina sativa cultivar DH55 chromosome 17, Cs, whole genome shotgun sequence contains the following coding sequences:
- the LOC104757853 gene encoding ran-binding protein 10 translates to MSSLPSPTNSANGGDTTNVGNGQDLNLLHFLDKVRLAATRDAKEDEGEDSPTELNTINSAGGFLVVSPDKLSVKYTNMNLHGHDVGVVQANRPAPVKCLTYYFEIFVKDSGVKGQVAIGFTKESFKMRRQPGWEVNSCGYHGDDGFLYRGQGKGEPFGPKYTKDDTVGGGINYATQEFFFTKNGAIVGKIPKDIKGHLFPTVAVHSQNEEVLVNFGKKKFAFDIKGYEVSERNKQQMAIEKISIPPNIGYGLVKTYLLHYGYEETLDAFNLATKTTVPPINIDQGNAIDEDDSSYALKQRKTLRQLVRNGEIDAAMVKLREWYPQTVQDDKSVVCFLLHCQHFIELVRVGKLEEGVKYGRLELAKFVGLTGFQDIIEDCFALLVYEKPEESPVGYFLEDSHKELVADAVNAAILSTNPNKRDVQKSCHLHSHLEKLLRQLTVCCLEKRSLNGDQGETFRLHRVLNNNSTRR, encoded by the exons ATGAGTTCTTTACCATCGCCGACGAATTCCGCCAACGGTGGCGATACAACCAACGTCGGGAACGGTCAAGATCTAAACTTACTACACTTCTTGGATAAGGTTCGTCTCGCCGCTACGCGAGATGCCAAGGAAGACGAAGGTGAAGATTCGCCGACGGAGTTGAACACGATCAATAGCGCAGGCGGGTTTCTCGTGGTTTCTCCTGATAAGCTTTCGGTTAAGTACACGAATATGAATCTACATGGCCACGACGTTGGCGTTGTCCAAGCGAATAGACCTGCTCCGGTCAAGTGTCTCACTTACTACTTTGagatttttgttaaagattCTGGGGTGAAAGGGCAAGTTGCAATTGGTTTTACTAAGGAGAGCTTCAAAATGAGGAGACAACCTGg ATGGGAAGTGAACAGCTGTGGCTATCATGGGGATGATGGATTTCTGTATCGTGGCCAGGGAAAAGGTGAACCTTTTGGTCCAAAGTATACCAAAGATGATACAGTTGGCGGTGGTATAAACTACGCTACGCAAGAGTTCTTTTTCAC TAAAAACGGAGCTATTGTTGGGAAAATCCCCAAGGACATAAAAGGTCATCTGTTCCCTACTGTAGCTGTACATAGCCAAAATGAGGA GGTATTAGTCAACTTTGGGAAGAAGAAATTTGCTTTCGATATTAAG GGGTATGAAGTATCAGAGAGGAATAAGCAACAAATGGCTATCGAAAAAATATCCATACCTCCAAACATTGGTTATGG GCTTGTAAAGACCTACCTGTTACACTATGGTTATGAGGAGACACTCGATGCTTTCAACCTTGCTACTAAAACTACAGTTCCGCCCATTAATATAGATCAAGGAAATGCTATTGATGAGGATGATTCGTCATATGctttgaaacaaagaaagacTCTTAGACAG CTTGTCAGAAATGGTGAGATTGATGCTGCTATGGTTAAACTCCGGGAGTGGTATCCCCAAACTGTACAG GACGATAAATCGGTGGTTTGTTTCCTCCTGCACTGTCAACATTTTATTGAATTAGTACGG GTTGGGAAACTTGAAGAAGGTGTGAAGTATGGCAGACTTGAGTTAGCTAAATTTGTTGGGTTAACCGGGTTTCAAGATATAATCGAG GACTGCTTTGCTTTGCTCGTGTATGAAAAGCCTGAGGAATCACCGGTTGGGTATTTCCTAGAAGACTCGCATAAGGAACTAGTGGCTGATGCCGTGAATGCAGCGATACTATCAACAAATCCAAATAAGAGGGATGTGCAGAAAAGCTGTCACTTGCATTCCCATCTGGAGAAACTGCTAAGACAATTAACCGTGTGCTGTTTGGAAAAGCGGTCACTGAATGGAGACCAAGGCGAAACATTCCGGCTTCACCGCGTACTTAACAACAACAGTACAAGAAGATGA